From a single Azospirillum fermentarium genomic region:
- a CDS encoding OmpA family protein: protein MTGRLSHSLPHSLRRPLAVAALLAGTAALGGCASGPGYNSALEQARTDYAAALNDPQVAKNAPQPLAKAGDALRQAERAATDGLDEAEVSSRAYVASRQVALAREAAAAEGARDTVERAEQARGSAMLQARNAELERQIRELQAEQTERGLVMTLGDVLFATGRADLTPGAWERVDRLAQFLQRYPGRTVRVEGYADSTGSSGFNLDLSERRAEAVRSALLSRGVGPSRVTAQGFGEARPVASNATDSGRQANRRVEIVISDPGTVAQTVP from the coding sequence ATGACGGGCCGGCTTTCCCATTCCCTGCCCCATTCCCTGCGCCGCCCGCTGGCCGTGGCGGCGCTGCTGGCCGGCACCGCGGCGCTGGGCGGCTGCGCTTCCGGCCCCGGCTACAACAGTGCCTTGGAGCAGGCGCGCACCGACTATGCCGCCGCCCTCAACGATCCCCAGGTGGCGAAGAACGCGCCGCAGCCGCTGGCCAAGGCCGGCGACGCCCTGCGCCAGGCCGAGCGCGCCGCCACCGACGGGCTGGACGAGGCCGAGGTGAGCAGCCGCGCCTATGTCGCCAGCCGCCAGGTGGCCCTGGCCCGCGAGGCCGCCGCCGCCGAGGGAGCGCGCGACACGGTGGAGCGGGCGGAACAGGCCCGCGGCTCGGCCATGCTCCAGGCCCGCAACGCCGAGCTGGAGCGCCAGATCCGCGAGCTTCAGGCCGAACAGACCGAACGCGGGCTGGTGATGACGCTGGGCGACGTGCTGTTCGCCACCGGGCGCGCCGACCTGACGCCCGGCGCGTGGGAACGGGTTGACCGTCTGGCGCAGTTCCTTCAGCGCTATCCCGGCCGCACGGTGCGGGTGGAGGGGTACGCCGACAGCACCGGATCGTCGGGCTTCAACCTGGATCTGTCGGAACGGCGGGCGGAGGCGGTGCGCAGCGCGCTGCTGTCCCGCGGCGTCGGCCCGTCGCGGGTGACGGCCCAAGGCTTCGGCGAGGCGCGGCCCGTGGCGTCCAACGCCACCGACAGCGGGCGCCAGGCCAACCGCCGGGTGGAGATCGTGATTTCCGACCCCGGCACCGTGGCCCAGACGGTGCCCTGA
- a CDS encoding solute carrier family 35 transporter: MIASLAALGAAFCWAAGGLIAVAPVRALGPLAFNRLRMTVVAVMLAAAATALGRWGGLDGGQVALLALSGLVGVVLGDTALFWGLARIGPRRNAVLYATNAPMTALLGWMFLGEALGIGALAGIALTTAGVMVAVTCRLAPAQSDSPGLHAWEWVNGSLAAGIAAALTAALCQAAGSVIARPVMAAGADPLAAAAVRVGAAALVLLGATLLPGQRAALSPALRQPRILGLVLLNGALGLGLGMTLLMVGLAHGSAGVVATLSATSPVLMLPLLWAVTGRPASAGAWAGAILAVAGVALVVNR; this comes from the coding sequence ATGATCGCTTCCCTGGCCGCTCTGGGCGCGGCGTTCTGTTGGGCTGCCGGCGGGCTGATCGCCGTGGCGCCGGTGCGGGCCCTGGGGCCGTTGGCCTTCAACCGGCTGCGCATGACCGTGGTCGCGGTGATGCTGGCCGCCGCCGCCACCGCGCTGGGCCGCTGGGGCGGGCTGGACGGCGGGCAGGTGGCCCTTCTGGCCCTGTCGGGGCTGGTGGGAGTGGTGCTGGGGGACACGGCGCTGTTCTGGGGGCTGGCCCGCATCGGGCCGCGGCGCAACGCCGTGCTCTACGCCACCAACGCGCCGATGACGGCGCTGCTGGGCTGGATGTTCCTGGGAGAGGCGCTGGGGATCGGCGCGCTGGCCGGCATCGCGCTGACCACCGCCGGGGTGATGGTGGCGGTGACATGCCGTCTGGCCCCCGCCCAGAGCGACTCCCCCGGCCTGCATGCGTGGGAATGGGTCAACGGGTCGCTGGCCGCGGGCATCGCCGCGGCCCTGACCGCCGCCCTGTGCCAGGCCGCCGGTTCGGTGATCGCGCGGCCCGTCATGGCCGCGGGCGCCGACCCGCTGGCCGCCGCCGCGGTGCGGGTGGGGGCGGCGGCGCTGGTGCTGCTGGGGGCCACCCTGCTGCCGGGGCAGCGGGCAGCCCTGTCACCGGCGCTGCGGCAGCCGCGCATTCTGGGGCTGGTGCTGCTGAACGGCGCCCTTGGCCTGGGGCTGGGGATGACGCTGCTGATGGTGGGGCTGGCCCACGGATCGGCGGGGGTGGTCGCCACCCTGTCGGCCACCAGCCCGGTCCTGATGCTGCCGCTCCTGTGGGCGGTGACCGGCAGGCCCGCCAGCGCCGGGGCCTGGGCCGGCGCCATCCTGGCCGTCGCGGGGGTGGCGCTGGTGGTCAACCGGTAG
- a CDS encoding DUF4398 domain-containing protein: MKPDRAFLLAVAAASLGLAACAGTPPPIGQLGAAEQAISGAELAGALQHAPVELQRARSKLAAADDAVRNDENDTARRLADEARADAELAAARAQSATAAEAAGAVQRDMQALNNAGATAGYGASGGAPVGSGSSLPDSPTPTGTLGTLRVSPPPSAVPPVYQRQSTTQWSTSTVRERTP, encoded by the coding sequence ATGAAACCCGACCGTGCCTTTTTGCTGGCGGTGGCCGCCGCCTCTCTCGGGCTTGCCGCCTGCGCCGGGACGCCGCCGCCCATCGGGCAGCTTGGGGCGGCGGAACAGGCCATATCCGGTGCTGAACTGGCCGGCGCCCTCCAGCACGCCCCGGTGGAGCTTCAGCGTGCCCGCAGCAAGCTGGCCGCCGCCGACGATGCCGTGCGCAACGACGAGAACGACACCGCCCGCCGGCTCGCGGACGAGGCGCGCGCCGACGCCGAGCTGGCCGCCGCCCGCGCCCAGTCGGCCACGGCGGCGGAGGCCGCGGGTGCCGTCCAGCGCGACATGCAGGCGCTGAACAACGCCGGGGCGACAGCCGGTTATGGCGCCTCGGGCGGGGCGCCGGTGGGCAGCGGCTCCAGCCTGCCGGACAGCCCCACCCCCACCGGCACGCTGGGCACGCTCCGGGTTTCACCCCCGCCGTCGGCGGTGCCGCCGGTCTACCAGCGCCAGAGCACCACCCAGTGGAGCACCAGCACGGTGCGGGAGCGGACGCCATGA
- a CDS encoding GntR family transcriptional regulator, translating to MALPDLTQLVADHRPRFRTATEFVEAALRHGILSGALAGGTPLRQDELAAVMGVSRMPVREALRQLEAKALVEFHPHRGAVVVSITAEDAADISAIRHALEPAALALSLPHLTAEDFALAGDLIADMDTETDPGRMGELNRRFHMTLYARAGRPRLLALTEQHLAAADRYLRFQFAALEYHTRSQAEHRALLAACQAGDADAACAQVAGHIGQAEGLLTAFLSSRDTSAG from the coding sequence ATGGCGCTGCCCGATCTGACCCAGCTCGTGGCCGATCACCGGCCCCGGTTCCGCACGGCGACGGAATTCGTCGAAGCGGCGCTGCGCCACGGCATCCTGTCGGGTGCCCTGGCGGGGGGCACGCCGTTGCGCCAGGACGAACTGGCCGCCGTCATGGGCGTCAGCCGCATGCCGGTCCGCGAAGCCCTGCGGCAGTTGGAAGCCAAGGCGCTGGTGGAATTCCATCCCCACCGGGGCGCGGTGGTGGTCAGCATCACGGCGGAGGATGCCGCCGACATCAGCGCCATCCGCCACGCGCTGGAACCGGCGGCCCTGGCCCTGTCGCTGCCGCACCTGACGGCGGAGGATTTCGCCCTGGCCGGCGACCTGATCGCCGACATGGACACCGAAACCGATCCGGGCCGCATGGGGGAACTGAACCGCCGCTTTCACATGACGCTGTACGCACGGGCCGGGCGGCCCCGGCTGCTGGCCCTGACCGAACAGCATCTGGCGGCGGCGGACCGCTACCTGCGCTTCCAGTTCGCCGCGCTGGAGTACCACACCCGCTCGCAAGCCGAACACCGGGCGCTGCTGGCCGCCTGCCAAGCCGGGGATGCGGACGCGGCCTGCGCCCAGGTGGCCGGCCACATCGGACAGGCCGAGGGGCTGCTGACGGCGTTCCTCAGCAGCCGGGACACGTCAGCGGGATAA
- a CDS encoding methyl-accepting chemotaxis protein — MSDASGNHIIGRGFFQAQAMLLLVIGLPMFLVVVIFNPLWRSTLDSLGVPEGPAAALGMICLIVAVMAAQYYVLESRRTSVTSLFNFLPPERLSLGGRTMTRAEAEELFRQIDDDVRAWRGLLQGRGVREPLDGLPALFAARLRVVETAGRPPAAVSDALSRLPDDCRQAGEALRAVTDAAQSAASGIADRLDGLDRLCGQLAAALGDAGAGGGVAGLSDADAESLLRNLRAHLSQRHEDSAADRARFDQIVTEARQLDEAIAGVTRIMAATNMLALNAAIEATRAGEYGHGFRVVANEVRDLARQCNAAVEGIRAGLARMQQVIGTQMTDHSAAREEAETQLLSSISDRLAAVAADLAQSGDDSRRRLDDVARLAAGVSGAAEDLAAATGFHEDIARRVSAAAAALDRITDTGRAARDALRG; from the coding sequence ATGTCGGACGCAAGCGGGAACCACATCATCGGGCGCGGCTTTTTCCAGGCGCAGGCCATGCTGCTCCTGGTGATCGGGCTGCCGATGTTCCTGGTGGTGGTGATCTTCAACCCGCTGTGGCGCTCCACGTTGGATTCCCTGGGCGTGCCGGAGGGGCCGGCGGCGGCGCTGGGCATGATCTGCCTGATCGTGGCGGTGATGGCGGCGCAGTATTACGTGCTGGAGAGCCGGCGGACCTCGGTCACGTCCCTGTTCAACTTCCTGCCGCCGGAACGGCTCAGCCTGGGCGGGCGCACCATGACGCGGGCCGAGGCGGAGGAGCTGTTCCGCCAGATCGACGATGACGTCCGCGCGTGGCGCGGCCTGTTGCAGGGCCGCGGCGTGCGGGAGCCGCTGGACGGCCTGCCGGCCCTGTTCGCCGCCCGGCTGCGGGTGGTGGAAACGGCGGGGCGGCCCCCGGCGGCGGTGTCCGATGCCCTGTCCCGCCTGCCCGACGACTGCCGTCAGGCGGGGGAGGCCCTGCGCGCCGTCACCGACGCCGCCCAATCCGCGGCCAGCGGCATCGCCGACCGGCTGGACGGGCTGGACCGGCTGTGCGGGCAGCTTGCCGCGGCCCTGGGCGATGCCGGGGCGGGCGGCGGCGTGGCCGGGCTGAGCGATGCCGATGCCGAGTCGCTGCTGCGCAACCTGCGCGCCCACCTGTCCCAACGGCACGAGGACAGTGCGGCCGACCGTGCCCGGTTCGACCAGATCGTGACCGAGGCCCGTCAGTTGGACGAGGCCATTGCCGGCGTCACCCGCATCATGGCCGCGACCAACATGCTGGCGCTGAACGCCGCCATCGAAGCCACGCGGGCCGGCGAATACGGCCACGGCTTCCGCGTGGTGGCGAACGAGGTGCGCGATCTGGCCCGCCAGTGCAACGCGGCGGTGGAGGGCATCCGTGCCGGTCTGGCCCGCATGCAGCAGGTGATCGGCACCCAGATGACCGACCATTCCGCCGCGCGGGAAGAAGCGGAAACCCAGCTTTTGTCCAGCATCAGCGACCGTCTGGCCGCGGTTGCCGCCGACCTTGCCCAGAGCGGCGACGACAGCCGCCGCCGCCTGGACGATGTGGCCCGTCTGGCCGCCGGGGTCAGCGGTGCGGCGGAAGATCTGGCCGCGGCCACCGGCTTTCACGAGGACATCGCCCGCCGGGTGAGTGCCGCGGCGGCCGCCCTGGACCGTATCACCGACACCGGCCGCGCGGCGCGGGACGCGCTGCGGGGGTAA